The following proteins come from a genomic window of Bactrocera dorsalis isolate Fly_Bdor chromosome 6, ASM2337382v1, whole genome shotgun sequence:
- the LOC125779700 gene encoding uncharacterized protein LOC125779700 encodes MWTNSDDVVLIDLWRERAGDLRRAKRNLHIYADISVQMTHKFTAKEVYVKIRNLTQKYREEKKKVGPSGSSPSLWKHFDAVHQIIGLTAANTVESSMAIGSPQPMWPDPEPMSPEAVCTPVMTLTNSPSMSPLGSSTSAAGASASKKRNYMGELITVAKEQNELLKTVVEDGKILTERVVTAIEEQSSNTKEFIGIMKNILEKM; translated from the exons ATGTGGACAAATAGCGACGATGTTGTGTTAATAGATTTGTGGCGGGAACGAGCCGGAGACTTGCGACGTGCTAAACGTAATTTGCACATCTATGCCGACATATCTGTGCAAATGACGCACAAATTTACTGCAAAAGAAGTGTATGTTAAAATACGGAATCTTACACAAAAATATAG agaggaaaagaaaaaagttggaCCCTCGGGGAGCAGCCCATCGCTGTGGAAACATTTTGATGCGGTCCATCAAATTATCGGACTGACAGCAGCCAATACTGTTGAA TCATCTATGGCTATAGGATCACCACAACCAATGTGGCCAGATCCAGAACCAATGTCGCCTGAAGCAGTGTGTACGCCAGTAATGACATTGACGAACTCGCCATCAATGTCCCCATTAGGTAGCTCGACATCAGCAGCGGGTGCATCTGCAAGTAAAAAGAGAAATTACATGGGCGAACTAATAACAGTGGCAAAAGAACAAAACGAATTGCTGAAGACAGTGGTGGAGGACGGGAAAATATTGACTGAGAGAGTTGTTACTGCAATCGAAGAACAAAGTAGTAATACAAAAGAGTTTATAggtattatgaaaaatattttagaaaaaatgtaa